TTTGTTTATTTCTATCCATTGTAACTCAATGCCAGACAGAAAAGTTGTTACAGGATATACTACCCGTCGCGGGAAGAGAACCCCTACCTATGGTTATGTTAAGAATAAAACTACCAGTGGAGCAGAAACTTTTGTTGCCGGTAGTCACCGTTTGAATGAGCAGGATGGTGCATTAAGGGAAAATGCAGATATAAGTCTGGAAAAGGATTATAAAAAAAATTATGATGGATACGATCCTAAGGATCCCGAAACATTTATTATACTATCTTTGTTTAAAAATATATACAGGGACAAAAGCTTAAAGCTGGCCCGGTTAATACAAAACAATTATACCCGTGATAACAAGAGATTTGACAGGGGTGTTAAAGAACAGGGAATTTTAATCTTACAACGATGCGGCCAGCCTGCTGTATTAACAGAGATTGGATTTATTTCCAATCCTGCCGAAGAAGATTATATAAATTCTGCACGCGGACAATCTGAAATTGTGAATGCAATCTTCAAGGCTGTGAAGACCTACAAAAAAGAAACAGAAATAAATTAAGTTAAAAATACTAATAAGTGAAAATAACAAACGAAACCAAAGTAGGCATATTAGCAGCCTTTTCTATTGCCGCATTAATTATTGGATATAACTTTCTGAAGGGTAATTCTCTATTTTCAAGCGAGACATTATTATATGCAAGATACACACGTGTGGATGGTCTTGCAATATCCAAGCCCGTGTTGATTAATGGTTTTCAGATTGGCCGTGTAGATAAACTTGTTTTACAGCCTAATGGTACAATTCTGGCTACTTTAAAAATAAAGGGTAAATATGATATTCCAAAAACAAGTATAGCGAGACTGGAAAGCACGGATCTGTTGGGTAGCAAAGCTATTGTAATGTCTTTGGGTACAGGTAAAGATTATGCGCAGGATGGTGATACGTTAAATTCAAATGTAGAAAAAGGTCTGATGGAGACAGTTCAGCCTGTTCAGAAGAAAGCTGAATTGATTATCGGTAAGATGGATTCTATTCTTACCAGTGTGAATTCGATCCTTAATCCTGACTTCCAGAAAAATGTGAATAAGAGTTTCAACAGTATTGCTGCTACGCTGACTTCACTGGAAGGTACTTCAAAAAAGGTTGATGGATTAGTTGGTTCAGAGAGTAAAAGAATTGCGGCAATTCTTGCAAATGCAGAGTCAATCTCAGGTAATCTGAAAAACAACAATGAGAAGATCAATGCGATCCTGAGTAATATCAACAAGATCACAGATCAGGTGGCAGCTGCCAACTTTAAACAAACGATAGACAACGCAAACAAAGCCGTTTCAGATCTGCAGGGAATAGTAAGTAAAGTAAATGAAGGCAAAGGAAGTTTAGGTTTACTAATTAATGATACCAAAATGTATGATAATCTGAATAATGCTTCTAAGAATCTGGATAATCTTTTAATTGACCTGAAGGCTAACCCTAAACGTTACGTACACTTCTCCGTATTTGGAGGTGGTTCTAAACAAGATAAGTAACAATAAAAACATAGCATAAAACAGAAAAGGTAATACAATAATTGTATTACCTTTTCTGTTTTATGCTCATTTCATTTAGCATTTAGCTTGTATTAAAACCAGCTGATTAACCATGCTGCCAATGCCCATAGGATTGCAATCAGCAGGATAAAGATCAGAGAAAGAATTACCAGGGCAAGTACGATAGTATTTTTTCCGCTTCCCTGATGTTTGCCTTCCCGGTAGTATTCCTGCATCAGGCGCATGTTCCTTGTATTGGATTTAAAGAAAAAATCCCAGACTTGTCCAATTCCGGGGATTGCTCCAATTGTACTGTCCAATAAAATATTGATGCACATTAATACAACAATTTTACTGGTCAGCCCTTTGCTGGCCATTGCTAATACCAATCCTCCTGAGACTGCAAAACCAGCTATATCTCCTCCAAACGGAATCAGGTTGATAAGAGGATCTAAACCAAATCTAAACTTTGTCCCGGGAATACTGAATTGTTCGTCCATGAGAAAAGAGAGTCTGGAAACCCATCTTAAGAGTGGGGTATCTGGAATATCATTTTTGTAGGGAGAGTTTTCTGACATTTTAGCTTAACGGAATTACACCTTAATTGTTTCAGCTTAACAAACATTTAACCCAATTAACTAACCCAAGTTGTCAGTTAAAGAATAAAAAAGAGCATTGTAAATATTGAGAGTTTTGAATTATCACAAAAAAACTGCCATACAATGCTCAGTGAGGCCAAAATTATATCAATTTTCTGTATTGTTGATGACATGCCAAAGGCATGCGGTCATAAAGAAGACATCCATATTAGGATTACTGACAGGGAGATAATAACAACCGCGATAATATTTGCGTTATACTTGATGTGCTTTTAAACTAAGGTCCATGCTCACAGCACGATTTGTGATAGCGCCTATTGAGACATAATCAACACCAGTACGGGCATAGGAGATAATGTTATCGAGATTGATACCACCAGACGCCTCGGTCTCGTACTTACCGTCAATTAGCTCAATTGCTTCTTCCAATAGCTCCGGCGAGCAGTTATCGAGCATTATGCGGTGTACATTGCCCACAGCAAGCACACGGCGTACATCATCGAGGTTACGGGTCTCGATCTCTATTTTCAGGTTGAGCTTGTTGGCCTCAAGGTACTTGTTGGTTTTCTGTATGGCCTTCTCTATGCCACCACAAAAATCGATGTGGTTGTCCTTCAGCATAATCATATCGTACAAGCCCATGCGAAGATTGTAACCGCCGCCAATGCGCACGGCCTGCTTTTCGTATTCGCGGAACAGCGGCGTGGTTTTGCGGGTATCGAGTATTTTGGTTTTGTAGTCTTTTATTTTATCAGCGTACTTATTGGTAAGCGTTGCGATGCCGCTCATGCGTTGCATGCAGTTAAGCACCAGTCTTTCTGCTTTTAATATGGTATGTACACTGGCTTCAACTGTAAACGCGGTTTCGCCATTATTTACAGCATCGCCATCTTTTTTATAGATGGTGAATTTTGCATCTTCTTCCAGATGATGGAAAATATCCTGCGCCACCTGCATACCTGCCAATATGCCTTTTTCTTTTATTTTGAGTATTGCTTTACCTTTAGCATCTGCTGGCAAGGATGCCAGTGTAGAGTAATCGCCGCTCCCCACGTCTTCGAGAAATGCTGCAGTAATGAATTCCTGTGTTGTCATACGCTATATATTTTCAGGTGCAAAATTAAGTAAATAACCCAAGTTCCCAGTTAAAAAGTAAAAAGAGCATTGTAAGTATTGATAGTTTTGAGTTACCACACAAAAGACTACATACAATACTCAGTGAGGAAAAAACCATATCAATAACAAAATCGCTATCTGCATCATGCCCAGATGAATGAACCTTTACTAATTTTTACAGATAAATAATAAATAAAGAAGGGTTTACAGACATTGTTCATAATTCATGAACGTCGTCTGTAAACCCTTCTTTATTTATTATTTCCCTTAGAACCCGCTAAACGGTGAATGTAATTCCTTCGAGGGCCAGCTCCGTATTTGCAAACACCCCCTGAGCCTCCTCCAGCAACGGCAATAACGTTTTATATCGTGAAGAAAAGTGACCAATAAGCAACTTACCAGCCCCAACATCTTTTGCCACCCTACCCGCCTGTAAAGCCGTCGTATGGTGTGTTACATTTGCCCGTTCAATCATATCGTCCATAAAAGTAGCTTCATGATATAACATGGTACAATTCCGTATACTATCCAGATAACTGCCATCAGCCATTGTATCCGAGCAATAGCAATAACTTTTAGGCTCATCAGAATCTATAGTATACTCTTCATTCATTAGAACACGTCCGTCCGGAAGTGTCAGATCCATTCCTTTTTTAAGCAACTGATAATACTCCGGTGCTACATTATCTTTTTCCAGTTTCTCTACCAGGACCTTTCGCAATCGTTTCTTCTCTGTAAACTTAAATCCAGTACATGGGATTCTGTGATTCAGAATAATCGTTTCCACTGTCATATCCTGATTCTGGAAAATAATTCTGGGTTCATCAGCTGTAATTGGACAAAAATCGATTTCAAACCGGAGATTAGTTTCAGAATACCTGAATTGAATCTCCAGAATTTCCATCAGTGCTGCCGGAGCAAAAATCTGGAAAGGTTTGATACGGCCATTAAGATTCATCGTGGAGAGTAAACCCACCAGGCCAAAATAATGGTCACCATGAAGATGACTAATAAAAGCTACATCAATTTTACTGGCCTTGAGACCAAATCTGATTAACTGCTGCTGAGTACCCTCTCCGCAATCAATCAGGTAAAACTTATCTTTACAATTTAAAAGCTGTGCTGTTGGATTTCTATTAAATACTGGGGTAGCAGAACTACTGCCTAAAATGGTAACCTCAAACTTCATTAATTTTCCTGATCAAAGCTCCCTAGTAATTCCTTCTCTATTTCTTCCATGAAGATTAAATCTTCAGCCTCATCAAGGTTGCCAACGATGTTCAGTGACTGGTCTATAGAAGACATCTCAAGCAATTTGGCGATACATTTTGTCACTCCCGTAACCAGGAACAATCCATTCGCCTTTTTGCAGAGTCTGTCACCGACTAAAAGACAGCTCAGATCCTGAGAATCATCACAGTCATTTACCATCGACAAGTCCAAAACGATATTACAATATCCCTCAGCGTTCAATAAAATGAATTCAGATTTCAATCTGGGCGCATTATCAGCAGTCAGCTTAATCTCATCAAGCTTGATTGCGACATACTTTTCGTGTTTATCTACTGAAAATTTCATAACATCCCCCTTTTTTAATATAACAAATTAAGTATTTAATTTGATAAAAGTGTATCCAGACTCCCTAAAACATTTTTCTCTATTCTGTTCAGAATATCATCCTGCTCATTCTTTACAAACTGATCACCAGTGATCTGCTCATACAGTTCAATATAGCGTTCAGAGATAGAAGCAATAATTTCAGGCGTCATTTTTGGAACAACCTGTCCATCTTTACCCTGAAATCCATTTTCGATTAACCATTTACGTACAAATTCTTTTGAAAGCTGTTTCTGAGGAGTATTTTCTGCCTGACGGGCCTCATAACCTTCAGCATAAAAATAACGTGAAGAATCAGGTGTATGAATTTCATCAATCAGATAGATTTCATCACCAGACTTACCAAACTCATATTTAGTATCAACCAGGATCAGTCCGCGCTCAGCAGCCATTTCTGCTCCTCTTTTATACAAGGCATAAGTATACTTTTCCAATTGATCATAATCAACAATAGAAACAATACCTTTCGCCAGAATATCTTCTCTTGAAATATCCTCATCATGCCCTACAGACGCTTTTGTCGTAGGCGTAATGATTGGATGAGGTAATTTATCATTTTCCTTTAAACCATCAGGAAGAGCCACACCGCATACACTTCTTTTACCCGCACTATATTCTCTCCAGGCATGACCGGCAAGATATCCTCTGATTACCATTTCGACTTTAAAAGGTTCACAGATCCGACCGATAGTAACCATCTCATCAGGCACTGCAATCACCCAGTTCTGAACGATATCGGCAGTTGCCTTTAAAAATTTTGCTCCAATCTGATTCAATACCTGACCTTTGAAGGGAATTGCTTCAGGTAAAACCACATCAAATGCAGAAATCCTGTCAGTTACAACCATAGCCATCAAACGATGATCAATAGTATATACATCACGCACCTTACCCTTGTAAAAACTACTCTGTTTAGGAAAATTAAAATTTGTTTCTTTTATTGCTTTCATGTTGTTGATGGATCACATCAATTATTGTTTAAAAATTACTGTATATCTCCGTATGCTTTCAATATCCTTTTCACCAGCTTATGTCTCACTACATCTTCTCCGGTAAGATAAATAATATCAATACCAGGGATATCATCCAGGATACGCAAAGCATTATGCAAACCAGACATCTGTTTTTTAGGTAAATCAATCTGTGTAACATCACCGGTTACGATAAACTTCGCTGAGGGGCCCATACGGGTTAAGAACATCTTAAGCTGCAAATCTGTTGAATTTTGTGCTTCATCCAAAATTACGAAACAATTATCCAGCGTTCTTCCGCGCATAAAAGCAAGCGGTGCAATCTCAATAGTCCGGTTCTCCAGATATAATTTCAGCTTTTCTGCCGGGATCATATCATCAAGTGCATCATATAAAGGACGAAGATAAGGATCTACCTTTTCCTTTAGATCACCAGGTAAAAAACCTAAGCTTTCCCCCGCTTCTACTGCAGGTCTGGTCAGGATAATTCTTTTAATCTCCTTATTTTTCAATGCCCTGACAGCAAGTGCTACCGCCGTGTACGTCTTACCCGTACCGGCTGGGCCAATCGCAAAAAGCACATCGTTTTTGACAATACTATCCACCATCTTCCGCTGATTAGCAGTTCTGGCTTTGATCATCATCCCGTTATTACCAAATACGATAACTTCACCTCCTCCACCTGTACCATTGACTTTTTCCGGTGCAGCATCAGCACCATAGGAATCAGGATTATATTTAAAGGTTAAAATCGATTCTATATCCCCCGGACTTAATGAACCATATTGTTCAAGATGTCCTACAAGTTT
This portion of the Pedobacter lusitanus genome encodes:
- a CDS encoding N-acetylmuramoyl-L-alanine amidase family protein → MRLKRNVFLCAIFLLFSSEAALSQGYKVKTIVIDAGHGGDKPGAAGSYSLEKNVTLQVALKLGRKFEEEMPEVKIVYTRKSDIDVSLYRRPEIATAAKADLFISIHCNSMPDRKVVTGYTTRRGKRTPTYGYVKNKTTSGAETFVAGSHRLNEQDGALRENADISLEKDYKKNYDGYDPKDPETFIILSLFKNIYRDKSLKLARLIQNNYTRDNKRFDRGVKEQGILILQRCGQPAVLTEIGFISNPAEEDYINSARGQSEIVNAIFKAVKTYKKETEIN
- a CDS encoding MlaD family protein; translated protein: MKITNETKVGILAAFSIAALIIGYNFLKGNSLFSSETLLYARYTRVDGLAISKPVLINGFQIGRVDKLVLQPNGTILATLKIKGKYDIPKTSIARLESTDLLGSKAIVMSLGTGKDYAQDGDTLNSNVEKGLMETVQPVQKKAELIIGKMDSILTSVNSILNPDFQKNVNKSFNSIAATLTSLEGTSKKVDGLVGSESKRIAAILANAESISGNLKNNNEKINAILSNINKITDQVAAANFKQTIDNANKAVSDLQGIVSKVNEGKGSLGLLINDTKMYDNLNNASKNLDNLLIDLKANPKRYVHFSVFGGGSKQDK
- a CDS encoding DUF4112 domain-containing protein produces the protein MSENSPYKNDIPDTPLLRWVSRLSFLMDEQFSIPGTKFRFGLDPLINLIPFGGDIAGFAVSGGLVLAMASKGLTSKIVVLMCINILLDSTIGAIPGIGQVWDFFFKSNTRNMRLMQEYYREGKHQGSGKNTIVLALVILSLIFILLIAILWALAAWLISWF
- the nadC gene encoding carboxylating nicotinate-nucleotide diphosphorylase → MTTQEFITAAFLEDVGSGDYSTLASLPADAKGKAILKIKEKGILAGMQVAQDIFHHLEEDAKFTIYKKDGDAVNNGETAFTVEASVHTILKAERLVLNCMQRMSGIATLTNKYADKIKDYKTKILDTRKTTPLFREYEKQAVRIGGGYNLRMGLYDMIMLKDNHIDFCGGIEKAIQKTNKYLEANKLNLKIEIETRNLDDVRRVLAVGNVHRIMLDNCSPELLEEAIELIDGKYETEASGGINLDNIISYARTGVDYVSIGAITNRAVSMDLSLKAHQV
- a CDS encoding ribonuclease Z, which gives rise to MKFEVTILGSSSATPVFNRNPTAQLLNCKDKFYLIDCGEGTQQQLIRFGLKASKIDVAFISHLHGDHYFGLVGLLSTMNLNGRIKPFQIFAPAALMEILEIQFRYSETNLRFEIDFCPITADEPRIIFQNQDMTVETIILNHRIPCTGFKFTEKKRLRKVLVEKLEKDNVAPEYYQLLKKGMDLTLPDGRVLMNEEYTIDSDEPKSYCYCSDTMADGSYLDSIRNCTMLYHEATFMDDMIERANVTHHTTALQAGRVAKDVGAGKLLIGHFSSRYKTLLPLLEEAQGVFANTELALEGITFTV
- a CDS encoding STAS domain-containing protein gives rise to the protein MKFSVDKHEKYVAIKLDEIKLTADNAPRLKSEFILLNAEGYCNIVLDLSMVNDCDDSQDLSCLLVGDRLCKKANGLFLVTGVTKCIAKLLEMSSIDQSLNIVGNLDEAEDLIFMEEIEKELLGSFDQEN
- a CDS encoding phosphoribosylaminoimidazolesuccinocarboxamide synthase; this encodes MKAIKETNFNFPKQSSFYKGKVRDVYTIDHRLMAMVVTDRISAFDVVLPEAIPFKGQVLNQIGAKFLKATADIVQNWVIAVPDEMVTIGRICEPFKVEMVIRGYLAGHAWREYSAGKRSVCGVALPDGLKENDKLPHPIITPTTKASVGHDEDISREDILAKGIVSIVDYDQLEKYTYALYKRGAEMAAERGLILVDTKYEFGKSGDEIYLIDEIHTPDSSRYFYAEGYEARQAENTPQKQLSKEFVRKWLIENGFQGKDGQVVPKMTPEIIASISERYIELYEQITGDQFVKNEQDDILNRIEKNVLGSLDTLLSN
- a CDS encoding PhoH family protein, whose protein sequence is MNELKLTLETVDPVQFWGANNEHYELIKHAFPKLKVVARGNEVKVLGDEGEQKLFEKKFGKLVGHLEQYGSLSPGDIESILTFKYNPDSYGADAAPEKVNGTGGGGEVIVFGNNGMMIKARTANQRKMVDSIVKNDVLFAIGPAGTGKTYTAVALAVRALKNKEIKRIILTRPAVEAGESLGFLPGDLKEKVDPYLRPLYDALDDMIPAEKLKLYLENRTIEIAPLAFMRGRTLDNCFVILDEAQNSTDLQLKMFLTRMGPSAKFIVTGDVTQIDLPKKQMSGLHNALRILDDIPGIDIIYLTGEDVVRHKLVKRILKAYGDIQ